The following coding sequences lie in one Syntrophorhabdaceae bacterium genomic window:
- the rpsU gene encoding 30S ribosomal protein S21, whose translation MPAVIIREGESFESALKRFKKQCEKTGILSEIKKREHYEKPSVKRKKKILAAKKRALKKLKRSMDKGLY comes from the coding sequence ATGCCAGCAGTTATAATAAGAGAAGGTGAATCCTTCGAGAGTGCCCTCAAGAGATTTAAGAAACAGTGCGAGAAAACCGGGATTCTCTCCGAGATCAAAAAAAGAGAACACTACGAAAAACCCAGCGTAAAAAGGAAGAAAAAAATACTCGCTGCGAAGAAGAGAGCTCTGAAAAAACTCAAAAGAAGCATGGATAAAGGCCTTTACTAG
- a CDS encoding GatB/YqeY domain-containing protein: MDYKSTIEEGLKEALKKRDQIRVSVFRMLLASTKNKEVEKIRPLLDEEFYALVKTSIKQHNDSIESFRKGGRPELVEKEEKELEILKEFQPPQLSEEEILKGIEEAIAAVGATSRKEMGKVIKLLMDKFPGRIDGKMLSTMVLNRLSS; this comes from the coding sequence ATGGACTATAAATCCACAATTGAAGAGGGTTTAAAAGAGGCTTTAAAGAAGAGGGACCAGATAAGGGTGTCCGTGTTCCGGATGCTCCTTGCCTCCACAAAGAACAAGGAAGTCGAGAAAATTAGACCTCTGTTGGACGAGGAGTTCTACGCCCTCGTTAAGACGTCGATCAAACAGCATAACGATTCCATTGAAAGCTTCAGGAAGGGTGGGCGCCCCGAGCTCGTCGAAAAGGAAGAAAAAGAGCTGGAGATCCTCAAGGAGTTTCAGCCCCCTCAACTGTCGGAAGAGGAGATCCTCAAGGGAATAGAAGAAGCGATTGCAGCCGTCGGCGCAACGAGCCGGAAGGAAATGGGGAAGGTAATAAAACTCCTCATGGACAAATTTCCAGGAAGGATCGACGGCAAAATGCTGAGTACAATGGTGCTTAATAGACTGTCGTCGTGA
- a CDS encoding Smr/MutS family protein encodes MIDKTLSYLDYLKLRDVILQFSSTPFSGDDLRQLRPLDDIEEIERRHDRIEAVMDVIKWDGRVPLSDVPDVVGVLKRVSIRDSVLEPSELLSLTNFLRACEDIAGFLARVFKKSSFIDELAAGIDGLPGLYKRVVRSVNAEGYLEDSASYDLSRIRTELFMNRERIKKQLDRIMGREAMRPIIQDDYISLRNNRYVIPLKPNFNEAIQGIVHDYSHSLKTSFVEPVECVESNNSINVLVNEEKEEEKKILYELTEFARGFRESLERNVQCLAELDLFHAMAIFCHEFGCVRPEVRPSGGLEIKKAINPFIAMSRKNDAVPIDIVMKENEKVMIISGPNAGGKTAALKTIGLLSLMAKTGLFIPAAERPVIPMFSNIFALIGDEQDISMELSSFTAHMYAIKDLYLSARRDELVLIDEIGGNTEPQEASALAMGVIDAFVEKGCRVVVTTHLNLIKAYGYMKEYAMNVATSFDTQNMKPLYQLIYGTAGYSNAINVARKIDVPQVIIEKSYAYFNEQEFMLNDLITSLEEEKAKAGQERLELARTKEEARERLKVIREKKDEYLRKWEGKARERLLELDIEIDEIKKEVAKKERTSITKSKEKIRSLKERLGGPAREVREDIGIGDYVLVKTLGSKGYVVDIDKEGSVFEVAVGNVRTKLKRMFIAKAVEGPKRVSKDKSEISVEKIEQRDLKIVGMRVEEALKTVDTFLDRAVIEGISQVRVVHGVGTGRLMQAVRDRLAETPYVRTFRPDERNSGVTIVELT; translated from the coding sequence ATGATCGATAAAACGTTATCATACCTTGATTACCTCAAGCTCCGGGATGTCATCTTACAATTCTCTTCAACACCCTTTTCCGGAGACGACCTGCGTCAGCTCCGGCCCCTTGATGACATCGAAGAGATAGAGAGGCGCCATGACCGGATAGAAGCCGTCATGGATGTTATTAAATGGGACGGCAGGGTGCCTCTCTCGGACGTTCCCGACGTTGTTGGGGTGCTCAAGAGGGTTTCCATCAGGGATTCCGTCCTTGAGCCCTCGGAACTCCTTTCCCTGACAAACTTTCTGCGGGCCTGCGAAGACATAGCCGGCTTTCTCGCCAGGGTGTTCAAAAAGAGCAGCTTCATTGACGAGCTTGCTGCGGGGATAGACGGACTGCCCGGACTCTACAAACGGGTCGTGCGCTCTGTCAATGCAGAAGGCTACCTCGAGGACAGCGCTTCCTACGATCTCTCCCGCATACGGACAGAGCTTTTCATGAACAGGGAGAGGATAAAGAAACAGCTCGATAGGATCATGGGCCGCGAGGCGATGCGTCCCATTATCCAGGATGATTACATATCCTTGAGGAACAACAGGTACGTCATCCCCCTTAAGCCTAACTTCAACGAGGCCATCCAGGGCATCGTACACGACTATTCACATTCCCTTAAAACCTCTTTTGTAGAGCCCGTCGAATGCGTGGAGTCCAACAACAGCATCAACGTTCTCGTCAATGAAGAAAAAGAGGAGGAGAAGAAGATCCTCTACGAGCTTACAGAGTTCGCACGGGGATTCAGGGAATCTCTCGAGAGGAACGTACAATGTCTGGCCGAACTCGATCTCTTCCATGCCATGGCGATTTTCTGTCACGAATTCGGGTGCGTCAGGCCCGAGGTCAGGCCTTCGGGCGGCCTGGAGATAAAGAAGGCAATCAATCCCTTCATAGCGATGTCGCGGAAGAATGACGCCGTGCCTATTGATATCGTCATGAAAGAGAACGAGAAAGTGATGATCATAAGCGGCCCCAATGCAGGGGGAAAGACCGCCGCGCTGAAAACGATCGGCCTTCTGTCGCTGATGGCGAAGACAGGCCTCTTCATCCCGGCGGCCGAAAGGCCGGTCATTCCCATGTTTTCGAATATCTTTGCCCTTATCGGAGACGAACAGGACATTTCGATGGAACTCAGCAGTTTTACCGCTCACATGTATGCCATTAAGGACCTCTATCTCAGCGCCCGGAGGGACGAACTTGTTCTCATTGACGAGATAGGCGGCAACACGGAGCCTCAGGAGGCATCGGCGCTGGCAATGGGGGTCATCGACGCCTTCGTTGAGAAAGGGTGCCGCGTCGTTGTCACGACTCACCTGAATCTTATCAAGGCATACGGATACATGAAGGAATATGCGATGAATGTCGCGACCTCTTTTGATACGCAGAACATGAAACCCCTTTACCAGCTAATCTACGGGACTGCCGGCTACTCGAATGCGATCAATGTGGCCAGAAAGATCGACGTGCCGCAGGTGATAATCGAAAAGAGCTATGCCTATTTCAACGAGCAGGAATTCATGCTCAACGATCTCATAACAAGCCTCGAGGAAGAGAAGGCAAAGGCCGGCCAGGAGCGCCTGGAACTGGCAAGAACCAAGGAAGAGGCTCGCGAGCGCTTGAAGGTCATCAGGGAAAAGAAGGATGAGTACCTGAGGAAATGGGAAGGCAAGGCCCGCGAAAGACTCCTCGAACTGGACATCGAGATCGATGAAATCAAAAAAGAGGTTGCAAAAAAGGAAAGAACGTCTATAACAAAGAGTAAGGAGAAAATACGTTCCCTGAAGGAAAGGTTGGGGGGACCCGCTAGGGAGGTCAGGGAGGACATCGGAATAGGCGATTATGTTCTCGTGAAGACACTGGGAAGCAAAGGGTACGTCGTTGATATCGACAAAGAGGGAAGTGTTTTTGAAGTCGCCGTAGGGAATGTCAGAACGAAGTTGAAACGGATGTTTATCGCGAAGGCCGTCGAAGGTCCGAAGCGGGTATCGAAAGACAAGTCCGAGATAAGCGTAGAGAAAATAGAGCAG